The genomic interval TACAAGCTTTTCTTTTTCATCGGCTCTTCGCAGATCCGGCTGTATAAGCAGTATGAGTCGTAGGGGAAACTGTTGGGACAATGCAGTAGCAGAGAATTTTTTCAGTAAACTGAAAAGGGAACGTGTTTATCGCACGACGTACAAAACTCGGGAACAAGCAAGGCAGGATATTTTTATCTACCTTGAGATCTTCTACAACAGGAAACGAAGACATGCCGGCATCGGTTATGTTTCACCAGAACAATTTGAGCAGGAATATTACCGTAAACAAAAACTAGCTGCCTAACCTAAAACGGACTGTCCGTTATTTATGTAGCATTTCACCTCCAACAAAATCTTTTTCACCATGCGTCAAAATTATTTCTCTGCGTCCGGAGGGTGAATACCAAACAGGAACACTTGACGCAGCTTCATCTAAAATAATTGAACTTTCACTGCCCGCAACATGTCCACGGCAAGCAGCTTCTGGATTAGCCACTCTTGCGCCAAATATGCTACCTTTTACATATAAATCATCTTTCCAACTAACTAGTTTTCCACCTTCAAAGCATAAGCCAAGCCATGTTGAACCATTTGGAGTTCTATCAAGTGGCAACACCCTAATATTATGCCCAGCCTCGTCCACCTCATATCCAAAACTGGTATATTGCATCATGCTAACAACTTGGTCATAATCCATTCCGGGCTTTAAGTCTTTAATAGCATTGGTTCTCTGTTGGCGGGCAACAATCCCACAGCCCTGTAGTAAAATTAGTGACAATAATAATAATTTTAATATATTTTTCATGATGACCTCAAATTATATTTTTTCTAGAATAACAGTCCCCGCGAGACTACAGGAAAGACATGATAAACAATAGAAAAAAACAATCACACCCAAATTCACATACCCTTCTCCTCAAAAACAAAAAGGCCAGCCTTAACCGAGGCTAGACCACAATCAAAAACCACCATTCGGACATTTCACTCCCCCAAAACCCCATAAACAATATAGAAAAACTTGCCAACCACATAAGTTTAAACTCCCCCCTCTCTTGTGCACAGCGCTAGTGTAGCAATTTACAACAGCCTGGGCGTGGCGCAGTTTGGTAGCGCGCCTGCTTTGGGAGCAAGATGCCGGGAGTTCGAATCTCTTCGCCCCGACCACTGAGAATACAAAGGGTTAACTAAGAAATTAGTTAACCCTTTTTCTTTTGGGAAATTTTCAAATCTCTTCGACTCCGCCACACACTGCCATCTCCACTGATCAATATTGCCCCTTGAAGTTTCAACCATCCATGCTAGTCTCTATAGAAATCGAGTTTCAATCTGATTTGCATAAGTTTTGCCCTGAAATATAATTGGAATTTCTAAACTCTAAAGCAGATTCACTGCAAAATATAAAAACCGAAGCCTAAAGGAATATAATATGAAGTGCCCTAAAAGATCGGAAATAGCATTGATTCAGACTCTTACAAGAAGCTACCCTGAATTGCTGGGGGTGGAGAAAAGAGATTTAAGCCTTGAGGATATTGAGCCGGATGCGAAGTCTCGCATAGAACCTGAATGTGAATACGATCCAAATGCAGAGGCTGATCTGGTTATCAAAAACGCGCTTTTAAATGATGGACGTGAAGCGAATATCGCAGTTGCAGGAAACATTATTACCAGAGTCGGTTCGGCTGATGAAATTGATCAGGTTACAGGTACTGCAACCAAGATTCTGGACGCAAAGGGCAATTCAGTATCACCCGGTTTTGTCGATTCTCACCTGCACTTGGACGTAGCGATGCAACGACTCGGTACTTTAACTATTGAAGATGTGGAAACAGCTGATGATTTTAAAGAACGATTAATTAAATATGCGAAAGACAACTCAAGCTCACCAATTCTGTATGTCTTCGGGCTCCATTATTTTGATGACCCAATAATTCCTGCCGAGACCTGTCGCCAGACGCTTGATGAAATAGTAAGTGACAA from Maridesulfovibrio frigidus DSM 17176 carries:
- a CDS encoding IS3 family transposase, producing TSFSFSSALRRSGCISSMSRRGNCWDNAVAENFFSKLKRERVYRTTYKTREQARQDIFIYLEIFYNRKRRHAGIGYVSPEQFEQEYYRKQKLAA